A stretch of Cicer arietinum cultivar CDC Frontier isolate Library 1 chromosome 5, Cicar.CDCFrontier_v2.0, whole genome shotgun sequence DNA encodes these proteins:
- the LOC101492332 gene encoding uncharacterized protein: MDSRACILRLSIAYLSLLMLISTLFPLCDAINHGRGSRSSSIKSWKKLKSQNRLNKFSSFEYSDIDSSYGSPSSLALPPYYNPLAPQPTSLPPYSLVPNPPHDVVGPPSPKIIVTTPPPPSPPKHVPSPPKSVISPPNVYPPPPPSPLVNHKKPPQYAIWCVAKPTVPDPMIQLAMDYACGSGADCKSIQPNGSCFQPNTLLAHASYAFNSYWQKTKNGGGTCDFGGIAMLVTVDPSYDKCSFMLT; this comes from the exons ATGGATTCAAGAGCTTGCATCCTTAGACTCAGCATTGCATATCTTTCCCTTTTGATGCTAATTTCCACTCTTTTCCCTTTGTGTG ATGCTATAAATCATGGAAGAGGTAGTAGAAGCTCCTCCATCAAATcatggaaaaaattaaaatctcaaAACCGTTTAAACAAATTTTCATCATTTGAGTATTCAGATATTGATTCATCATATGGTTCTCCTTCATCTCTAGCATTACCACCTTATTATAATCCACTAGCACCACAACCTACCTCTCTACCTCCCTATTCCCTTGTTCCAAACCCACCTCATGATGTTGTTGGGCCACCAAGCCCAAAAATCATAGTTACAACTCCGCCACCTCCAAGCCCACCAAAACATGTTCCAAGCCCACCTAAAAGTGTTATAAGCCCACCTAATGTGTACCCACCACCACCACCCTCACCTTTAGTAAACCATAAAAAGCCACCGCAATATGCTATTTGGTGTGTGGCAAAGCCCACTGTTCCTGATCCAATGATTCAATTGGCTATGGACTATGCTTGTGGATCTGGGGCTGATTGCAAATCAATTCAGCCCAATGGGTCATGTTTCCAGCCCAACACATTGTTGGCCCATGCTTCTTATGCCTTCAATAGCTATTGGCAGAAGACTAAGAATGGTGGGGGCACTTGTGATTTTGGTGGTATTGCAATGCTTGTCACTGTTGATCCAA GTTATGACAAGTGCAGCTTCATGTTGACTTAG
- the LOC101491256 gene encoding serine/threonine-protein kinase ATM isoform X1, giving the protein MDVVQAVPENVDSGYETKITENTPVTNTSEKTGGGLDSRSRRRSKYLSYPYTNSGPRHKDSPAEKRKSRTPCLALKTKASSKTSKPSNGSSLSAKPGSKRFRNNWYRKFISCSSMSSSPKFIHASSGDLLSGLYSIAVDCMSPIENKSFDLVEWFFCKYRISKFHDEAELATSMVSVNGGKTAKLLSNDLLDTESEKKRKNTKMENAVKRKMKSLSGLLDMKTEVSTGDCAGSRRKLTPKRKVEDMTSLHPLQNTETTINESGNRYGSILETPQSHSCLASERKTRPKKRQKLIAAQEHQGAQFASYVDAKSTKGSSLVIDLQVISPPIPVVIHEKSNGENKDGLVFKVSNPEIRASQGELDGNVTGRNLLVSTASEAGTATREGLVGNITNHNLLVNAASDLNSVSQLGFVGNITNHNLLSYTTSDVGIVTINKTGMKNRKEKAPVKRPNTKHATAIPDLNSTSFESCSTRKESATVNFLSPELKSENPKILSACSRHTKTVNFDRVEDNGESPGTFLFLQFTPGVDFLSKDDLLRTFCRFGPLKAAETQLMKDTGSAQVVFVRGTDAAEACRTLEHNNPFGATLVGYRLHHPPVAAPPLAHFLTPTQPTRSMSMPGEAPPPLQFIKQNLQMMTSMLENSGNSLSPQMRAKLDTEIKNLLRKVNSKGTV; this is encoded by the exons ATGGATGTGGTTCAAGCAGTACCTGAAAATGTAGATTCTGGTTATGAGACAAAAATTACTGAAAACACCCCGGTGACTAACACTTCAGAGAAAACTGGAGGCG GTCTTGACTCCAGATCTCGGAGAAGAAGCAAGTATTTATCTTACCCATACACAAATAGTGGACCAAGACATAAAGATTCACCAGctgaaaaaagaaaatcaagaacTCCATGTCTTGCTCTTAAAACAAAGGCTTCAAGCAAAACTAGTAAGCCTTCAAATGGATCTTCTTTATCTGCTAAACCGGGTAGCAAGAGGTTCCGAAATAACTGGTACAGAAAATTCATCAGCTGTAGTAGTATGTCTAGCAGTCCAAAATTCATCCATGCTTCTTCCGGCGATTTACTTTCAGGATTATATTCTATAGCTGTTGATTGTATGTCTCCAATTGAGAATAAAAGCTTTGATTTGGTTGAGTGGTTCTTCTGCAAATATAGAATATCCAAATTTCACGATGAGGCCGAACTTGCTACTTCCATGGTTAGTGTGAATGGAGGAAAAACTGCAAAACTTCTGAGCAATGATTTACTGGATACCGAAAGTGAGAAGAAGAGAAAGAATACTAAAATGGAAAATGCAGTAAAGCGAAAAATGAAATCTCTTTCTGGCCTATTAGATATGAAGACCGAAGTTTCTACAGGTGACTGTGCGGGTTCTCGGAGAAAACTTACACCAAAAAGGAAGGTGGAAGACATGACCTCATTGCATCCGCTGCAAAATACTGAGACAACTATAAATGAGAGTGGCAACAGATATGGCTCAATTCTTGAAACTCCCCAAAGTCATAGTTGCCTTGCTTCTGAACGAAAGACTAGGCCTAAAAAGAGACAGAAGTTGATAGCTGCACAAGAGCATCAAGGTGCTCAATTTGCTTCATATGTGGATGCAAAAAGCACCAAAGGCAGCTCATTAGTAATAGATTTGCAGGTTATATCCCCACCTATACCTGTTGTTATTCATGAGAAAAGTAATGGGGAAAATAAGGATGGACTAGTTTTTAAAGTTTCAAATCCAGAGATACGTGCCTCCCAAGGAGAACTTGATGGAAATGTTACTGGTAGAAACTTGTTAGTGAGTACTGCATCAGAGGCTGGTACTGCCACCCGTGAAGGACTTGTAGGAAATATTACTAATCATAACCTGTTGGTAAATGCTGCATCAGATCTAAACTCGGTATCTCAGTTAGGATTTGTTGGAAATATTACCAACCACAACTTGTTAAGTTATACTACATCAGATGTTGGCATTGTCACCATAAATAAAACAGGCATGAAGAATAGAAAAGAGAAAGCACCAGTGAAGCGTCCCAATACTAAACATGCTACAGCGATACCTGATTTGAACAGCACTAGCTTTGAGTCCTGTTCAACGAGAAAAGAATCTGCGACTGTCAACTTCCTTTCACCTGAATTGAAGTCAGAGAACCCAAAAATCTTATCTGCTTGTTCGAGACATACCAAAACTGTAAACTTTGATAGAGTGGAAGACAATGGAGAGTCACCTGGAACCTTTCTCTTCCTACAATTTACTCCAGGAGTTGATTTTCTATCAAAAGATGATTTGTTGAGAACATTTTGCCGGTTTGGTCCCTTGAAAGCAGCTGAAACTCAGTTGATGAAAGACACTGGTAGTGCTCAAGTTGTTTTTGTTAGAGGCACTGATGCAGCAGAAGCGTGTCGTACTTTAGAGCATAACAACCCATTTGGTGCAACTCTTGTGGGCTACAGGCTCCATCATCCACCTGTGGCGGCTCCACCATTGGCGCATTTTCTGACCCCAACTCAACCAACTAGGTCTATGTCAATGCCTGGTGAGGCACCTCCTCCTCTTCAGTTTATTAAGCAGAACTTGCAGATGATGACATCAATGCTGGAGAACTCGGGGAATAGTCTTTCTCCCCAGATGAGAGCTAAACTGGACACtgaaataaaaaatcttttgaGAAAGGTGAATTCCAAGGGTACAGTATGA
- the LOC101491996 gene encoding zinc transporter 8-like, with protein sequence MGFTKNMKLYLVFSILILIAIPTLVVAECTCDEEDEDRNKSKALRYKIAALVSILVASTIGVCIPLLGKVIPALSPEKDIFFIIKAFAAGVILSTGFIHVLPDAFENLTSPCLKEHPWGDFPFTGFVAMCTAMGTLMVDTYATAYFQKHHSKKTPTTQVDCETNPEVDGHIDLHTHVSHGHAHGHVPFDNSSELLRHRVISQVLELGIIVHSIIIGISLGASESPKTIRPLVAALTFHQFFEGMGLGSCITQANFKSVSITIMGLFFALTTPVGIGIGLGISSVYDENSPTALIVEGIFNAASSGILIYMALVDLLAADFMNPRMQKSGRLTLGCNVSLLLGAGCMSLIAKWA encoded by the exons ATGGGATTcacaaaaaatatgaaactatATTTAGTGTTTTCTATCTTGATCCTCATTGCAATCCCAACTCTAGTAGTTGCAGAATGCACAtgtgatgaagaagatgaagataggAACAAATCCAAAGCACTACGTTACAAAATTGCAGCTTTAGTATCAATACTAGTTGCAAGTACAATTGGTGTTTGTATTCCACTTCTTGGAAAAGTGATACCTGCATTAAGTCCcgaaaaagatatattttttataataaaagcaTTTGCTGCTGGTGTTATATTGTCCACTGGTTTCATTCATGTTCTTCCTGATGCTTTTGAGAATCTTACTTCTCCTTGTTTAAAGGAACATCCTTGGGGTGATTTCCCTTTCACTGGTTTTGTAGCTATGTGCACTGCTATGGGGACTCTTATGGTTGATACTTATGCAACTGCTTATTTTCAAAAACACCATTCTAAGAAAACACCCACCACACAAGTTGATTGTGAGACAAACCCTGAAGTGGATGGACACATAGATCTTCATACTCATGTATCACATGGTCATGCACATGGCCATGTTCCTTTCGATAACTCCTCAGAACTTCTTCGCCATAGGGTCATATCACag GTGTTGGAGTTGGGGATCATTGTTCACTCTATAATAATAGGAATTTCTTTGGGTGCTTCAGAAAGTCCTAAAACCATAAGGCCACTAGTAGCTGCATTAACTTTTCATCAATTTTTTGAAGGCATGGGACTTGGAAGTTGTATAACTCAG GCAAATTTCAAGAGTGTATCAATTACAATAATGGGATTGTTTTTTGCTTTGACTACTCCAGTAGGGATTGGAATTGGTTTAGGAATCAGCAGTGTTTATGATGAGAATAGTCCAACTGCCCTTATTGTTGAAGGAATCTTCAATGCAGCTTCATCTggaatattaatatatatggcACTTGTTGATCTTCTTGCAGCTGATTTTATGAATCCAAGGATGCAAAAAAGTGGTAGACTTACATTAGGATGCAATGTATCTCTTCTACTAGGAGCTGGTTGTATGTCACTAATAGCCAAATGGGCTTAG
- the LOC101491256 gene encoding serine/threonine-protein kinase ATM isoform X2, translated as MESLGLDSRSRRRSKYLSYPYTNSGPRHKDSPAEKRKSRTPCLALKTKASSKTSKPSNGSSLSAKPGSKRFRNNWYRKFISCSSMSSSPKFIHASSGDLLSGLYSIAVDCMSPIENKSFDLVEWFFCKYRISKFHDEAELATSMVSVNGGKTAKLLSNDLLDTESEKKRKNTKMENAVKRKMKSLSGLLDMKTEVSTGDCAGSRRKLTPKRKVEDMTSLHPLQNTETTINESGNRYGSILETPQSHSCLASERKTRPKKRQKLIAAQEHQGAQFASYVDAKSTKGSSLVIDLQVISPPIPVVIHEKSNGENKDGLVFKVSNPEIRASQGELDGNVTGRNLLVSTASEAGTATREGLVGNITNHNLLVNAASDLNSVSQLGFVGNITNHNLLSYTTSDVGIVTINKTGMKNRKEKAPVKRPNTKHATAIPDLNSTSFESCSTRKESATVNFLSPELKSENPKILSACSRHTKTVNFDRVEDNGESPGTFLFLQFTPGVDFLSKDDLLRTFCRFGPLKAAETQLMKDTGSAQVVFVRGTDAAEACRTLEHNNPFGATLVGYRLHHPPVAAPPLAHFLTPTQPTRSMSMPGEAPPPLQFIKQNLQMMTSMLENSGNSLSPQMRAKLDTEIKNLLRKVNSKGTV; from the exons ATGGAGAGCTTAG GTCTTGACTCCAGATCTCGGAGAAGAAGCAAGTATTTATCTTACCCATACACAAATAGTGGACCAAGACATAAAGATTCACCAGctgaaaaaagaaaatcaagaacTCCATGTCTTGCTCTTAAAACAAAGGCTTCAAGCAAAACTAGTAAGCCTTCAAATGGATCTTCTTTATCTGCTAAACCGGGTAGCAAGAGGTTCCGAAATAACTGGTACAGAAAATTCATCAGCTGTAGTAGTATGTCTAGCAGTCCAAAATTCATCCATGCTTCTTCCGGCGATTTACTTTCAGGATTATATTCTATAGCTGTTGATTGTATGTCTCCAATTGAGAATAAAAGCTTTGATTTGGTTGAGTGGTTCTTCTGCAAATATAGAATATCCAAATTTCACGATGAGGCCGAACTTGCTACTTCCATGGTTAGTGTGAATGGAGGAAAAACTGCAAAACTTCTGAGCAATGATTTACTGGATACCGAAAGTGAGAAGAAGAGAAAGAATACTAAAATGGAAAATGCAGTAAAGCGAAAAATGAAATCTCTTTCTGGCCTATTAGATATGAAGACCGAAGTTTCTACAGGTGACTGTGCGGGTTCTCGGAGAAAACTTACACCAAAAAGGAAGGTGGAAGACATGACCTCATTGCATCCGCTGCAAAATACTGAGACAACTATAAATGAGAGTGGCAACAGATATGGCTCAATTCTTGAAACTCCCCAAAGTCATAGTTGCCTTGCTTCTGAACGAAAGACTAGGCCTAAAAAGAGACAGAAGTTGATAGCTGCACAAGAGCATCAAGGTGCTCAATTTGCTTCATATGTGGATGCAAAAAGCACCAAAGGCAGCTCATTAGTAATAGATTTGCAGGTTATATCCCCACCTATACCTGTTGTTATTCATGAGAAAAGTAATGGGGAAAATAAGGATGGACTAGTTTTTAAAGTTTCAAATCCAGAGATACGTGCCTCCCAAGGAGAACTTGATGGAAATGTTACTGGTAGAAACTTGTTAGTGAGTACTGCATCAGAGGCTGGTACTGCCACCCGTGAAGGACTTGTAGGAAATATTACTAATCATAACCTGTTGGTAAATGCTGCATCAGATCTAAACTCGGTATCTCAGTTAGGATTTGTTGGAAATATTACCAACCACAACTTGTTAAGTTATACTACATCAGATGTTGGCATTGTCACCATAAATAAAACAGGCATGAAGAATAGAAAAGAGAAAGCACCAGTGAAGCGTCCCAATACTAAACATGCTACAGCGATACCTGATTTGAACAGCACTAGCTTTGAGTCCTGTTCAACGAGAAAAGAATCTGCGACTGTCAACTTCCTTTCACCTGAATTGAAGTCAGAGAACCCAAAAATCTTATCTGCTTGTTCGAGACATACCAAAACTGTAAACTTTGATAGAGTGGAAGACAATGGAGAGTCACCTGGAACCTTTCTCTTCCTACAATTTACTCCAGGAGTTGATTTTCTATCAAAAGATGATTTGTTGAGAACATTTTGCCGGTTTGGTCCCTTGAAAGCAGCTGAAACTCAGTTGATGAAAGACACTGGTAGTGCTCAAGTTGTTTTTGTTAGAGGCACTGATGCAGCAGAAGCGTGTCGTACTTTAGAGCATAACAACCCATTTGGTGCAACTCTTGTGGGCTACAGGCTCCATCATCCACCTGTGGCGGCTCCACCATTGGCGCATTTTCTGACCCCAACTCAACCAACTAGGTCTATGTCAATGCCTGGTGAGGCACCTCCTCCTCTTCAGTTTATTAAGCAGAACTTGCAGATGATGACATCAATGCTGGAGAACTCGGGGAATAGTCTTTCTCCCCAGATGAGAGCTAAACTGGACACtgaaataaaaaatcttttgaGAAAGGTGAATTCCAAGGGTACAGTATGA
- the LOC101492663 gene encoding uncharacterized protein, producing MKSGKEPMKLNLEESQEEEEEAVLLKTTKVVEYLEPLMSLELLCKFPDNSAYDFDYSQSTIWSPLVPRPYNTTPIDLDLVTPIKLSYEINTHGRCSVNKVGSKLRKKFTSKAFNIKHKTNNMASHFSPTPSRIKAACNPIIYKQWGRALKAASKQFKRWKVKRDPIAHAMLPKSFKD from the exons ATGAAATCTGGAAAAGAACCAATGAAGTTGAATCTAGAGGAAtcacaagaagaagaagaagaagcagtGTTACTAAAAACAACAAAAGTAGTGGAATATTTAGAACCATTGATGTCATTAGAGCTTCTGTGCAAATTCCCAGATAACTCTGCTTATGACTTTGACTATTCTCAAAGCACAATTTGGTCCCCTTTGGTTCCAAGACCCTACAACACTACTCCCATTGATTTAGATCTCGTAACTCCAATCAAGCTTTCATATGAAATCAACACCCATGGTAGATGTAGTGTCAACAAGGTTGGTTCTAAGCTTAGGAAGAAATTCACTTCTAAAGCTTTTAATATCAAACATAAGACCAACAACATGGCTTCTCATTTCTCCCCAACACCTTCAAGGATCAAAGCTGCATGCAACCCCATCATTTATAAg CAATGGGGCAGGGCATTGAAAGCTGCCTCAAAACAGTTCAAGAGATGGAAGGTGAAGAGAGACCCTATTGCTCATGCGATGCTACCCAAGTCTTTCAaagattga